Genomic window (Megamonas funiformis):
TAAAGAAAGACCTTCACCTATCATAGCGATTTTTTCGCCAGCTACTAAAATATCTTTAACTCCTAAATCTTCTGGAGCAATTACATGTGCATTTTTTAATAATGTGAAAAATGTTTTTTTAGTATTCATATAATCAACCTTCTTTTATTGTAAAAATAACATAATAAAATGCATTGCCCAAATAGATAATAATGCATTAATTACACAAATTAAAATAATTGCAGGATAATGTTTAGTACTTACACCAGCAATACCTAAACAACGACCCACATTTTGTACAGGATTACCCATCAAATAAATAGCAGGTAAAAGCACTGTTACTTGCATAGCATCTAAAGAACCAGCAGTATATAAGCTCATTGCTACACCTACACCGCCACCCATACTCATTAAAGCAGTAATTAAAACTGTTGCTGCCTCACCAGGAAGACCCCAAAGCCCCATTACTGGCTGGAATACAACGCCAATTAATTGTAAAAGACCTGTAACATCTAAAATACGAATAATTACAAATGCCATCATTACATTTGGTAACAAACTAGTAGTACCAATAGTAAAACCCTTTCTAGCACCATCAATGAATAAATCCAAAATTGTTTTTTTCTGAATAACTTCTACTTTATTGTCGCTCATTTATCTTACCTCACTTATTGTCCAATAAATTTAAAATATAAACGCATTAAATTTGCACCCACAATTTTAAATACAAAAATTACAAGTAAAGGTACGATAATTGGTGCAAGTAAAATACTAAAAGCAGCAGCACCAGAAGAAAAGTAATTTGTTACAAAAGCACTACCACTTGTTTGATAAGTGATGATAACAGAGCGTTCTTTATCTGTTAATTTTCCTTCATCAACTAATTCTTTAACCATACCAGCAGCAGCATCTGTACTTTGCATATTAGCAATATTTGCAAGTGCAGAAACACCTGGTACACCAAGTAAAGGTTTTAATAATGGGTTCATTAATTTTTGAGCAGCCTTCAATCCACCCAAACCATCAATGACATTTACAATCCCTAAAGCTAAAATAACAGCAGGAATAAGTTCTAAAGCAAATAAAAAGCCATCTTTAGCACCGCTACCGCCAGCACCTCTAAAGCTCATAGCTTTATCAGTTGGTATCTGTCCAAAACTACCATTCAATACATTGAAATCTAAAGCACGTAAAACTCCATCAGACGAAGAAAAGATCCCTGAAAATAATAAAATTGCCAACACAAAAACTACATAACCATACCATGGCACAGAGATTTTTACATCATTATTTTTCTGTTTATCCATTTGTATCTCTCCCTAATAAAATATTTCACTATTTTATTATATGCAATTTTCGTGCCAACAATTTAATAGATACAACAATCTAATATAAAAGTACTTTTGTGTTTTATTATAAAAACTTAATGGGAATTTTATAAAACTTAAAATATAAAATTCCCATTAAAATCATTTTAAGGATAATCCTAATTTATAAAATTTTATACCTGAAACCTCAAACTCTCGATTAATTCTTCGTTTATCACCTGTATAACTATCAGCTTTTACTATAACATAATTATTAGACTTACAAACAAAATCGCCATCAAATTCTGGTAAATGTATTTCTGGCATGTGTATACTTGTATATTTTTCTGCTAATTTAGAAATACATTCTTCTCTTAGTAATTGCATTAAGTTATTCCATTTAGGATTATATAAAATATAGCCTAAACGTATTCCCGCACCACAAAACTTAGAATATGAACCAATTACAAAAACATTTTCAGGTATTTCTCTATTACTATCTCTCAATATTTTAGCTGAATAAGTTTCATCAACAATAGTATATTTAGCATATTCATTTCTATCTTGAAGTACTTCATGCTCAAAAACATTATTATATTTATCAGTAACATAAAACAAAGAATTTTCTTGTGGTAATTTTAAAGGATAATCCCCTAAAACAAATTTTTCATTTTTAAACTCATAATCTACTAGAAAAATTCGCTTTTCTTCAGGTGTTTCCTCAGGTCGAGGATATAACAAACCATTAGCCAGTACTTCTACCAAACCCCATGAAGGATTTTCAATATAAGCATATTTAGGTCGAAGTGCTTCAAAAATAATTCTCACTGCATTTTCACAGCCATTAGTTAAGATAAAACTATCCCTTGATAAATTATATGTCTGTGCAAAATTTTTATATGCCTCAAACATATCTGGATATGTTCTTGCTTCTGTATCAGCTAAAGCTTCGCAAGTAACAGGTTCATCTTTTATTGACCATGGTTTTTGTCTATCTTCTTTAAAATAATCTCTGCGTTTAAACATAATAATTATCCTATCTAATTATAGTTTTACAGATTTAAATTCATTTACAAAATCAACAATATAATCAAGCAAAGCTACTTTCATATCTTCGCCCCATTGTTTATTTGCACTATAAGAATCACTTCCGCCATAGCCACCGCTATTTACCACTTTATCTACACTGCGAATTACTTTTATAGTTGCGCCTTTAAAATCAACTGCATTTAAATGTATATTTTTTAATTTATCCGATAAATGATTTACCTTTGTTTCCATTAAATCATCTTTATTTATTAAATTTTCATCAATAGCCATAATCATGGAAACTTCTTGTCCATCACCATGACCACCTTTCCATTCAGGATTGAGCATTGGAGCAAGTGACCACCAATCAATTTGAGCACAAAGACAACCTTTTTTATTCGCTTCTAATGCTACTTTATCCAAAGCAGGAGTATTACCACCATGACCATTTAAAAATACAAATTTCTTCACGCCATGACGACTTAAACCATCTACAATACCTTTAATAACAGCATATAAGCCATCAAAACCAATATCAATAGTTCCCGAAAATTCCACATGATGTGTAGCTATACCAAAAGGAACTGTAGGCACAATCAAAACTTCTGTGCGTTTTTCTATCTGTTTAGCAAAATAATCAGGAATTAAAAAATCTGTTCCCAAAGGACCTACAGGGCCATGTTGTTCTGTACTTCCAATAGGAATAATTGCTACTAAATCATCTTTTGCGAAAGCTCTTTTTGCTTGTTGCCAATTTAAATGTGCTAAATACATAATTAATACCTTCTTTATTCATTAAAATCAAATTAACATTTTTCTAAATCATCAAAATGACGTCTGATTGTTTCTGCTGATGCAGGTTTTGTACACAAGCTCACTACAATCAATACCACCATAGCAATAATCCATGCCACGATTAATGGATTGAAACCAAATGTTAAAGATGTAAAAGTAGTTGTCAATAAAATATATACGATTTCACCAACGATTACAGACGCAAATGCACCAATTTTTGTTGCACGTTTCCAATAAAGACCAGCTAAAATCGGAGCTGCCCAAATACCTAAACCACCAAAAGAGAATAAAACTAATTGAAAAATTGAAGATGGTTTATAAATACCAATACAAATAGCTAATACGCCCAAACCAACTGTTACATAACGAGACATAATAAATGCATCTTTATCTGTAGCTTCTTTATTAAATATTTTTTGATATAAATCACGAGTTACAGCACTTGTGGAAGTAATTAATACACCACTTACAGTTGACATACCTGCAGAGAAAATACCAGCCACCATCAAAGAAGAAATTACAGGATGAACGCCTGCTTGTAAAATAAGAGGTACGATAAAGTCTGTATCTGTTCCTGTGAGATTAGGGAAAGACATTCTACCTGTTACACCACACCATTCAATGAGTGTAGCAGAAAACCACATACCTAAAGTTCCCAATAATACTGCTTTAAACATTACATTGTAGTTTTTCATAGTGAAAAATTTTGTAAATAAATGTGGCTGTCCAATTGTAAAGAAACTCCACATGATGATCATAGAAACATAATTTTGCCATGGCATAGAATTATTTTGTCCAGGATGAGATAATAAACTCATATCAGTATCTGCTAAATGCTGATTAATTACTTCAAGACCTCCACCTAATTGCAAAGATACAAAGAAAGTAACTACAGCTGTTGCTACCATTAAAATACCCTGAATAACATCTGTAATCATAATACTTCTAATACCACCTGCCATACAATAAAGTATAACAGTTATACCCATGACTACAATACCAACCCATTCTGGAGCACCAGTATATGTTTTAAAAATAATTCCAGCTCCAATTGTTTGCGCTCCCATCATTGGTACTAAGAATAAAATCATAATAATAGCCAATAACGCACGCATTAAAGTGGACTCATATCTATCAGATATGTAATCTGCCATAGTAAGCATACGATAACGATGACCCAAGCGAATTAATCTTCTACCAACAAGTAAAGCAGGAATAACCATACTAAAAGCAATACCTGGCACAGATACAGACATTCCAGCATAACCTACTTTATAAATAGTGCCTGGCACACCCATAAATGTACTCATACTATATTGAGTTGAAAAATATGCAAGACCACTAAGCAAAGCTCCTGCCTTACCACTCATTGTGAAATAATCTCTAAGAGTTCGAGTTTGCTTTGTAGCATAATAACCGATATAAGTCAATAAACCAAAATAAGTAATAATAACAGCTAAAAATGGAATAATATTATTATCTAATGAATGTGTCATTTAAATCACTCCTCATCATCAAATTCTTTATACTCTGGTCGTTTTTTACAACTTTGCCACCATAAAAATATGAGTATAATAACTACTAAACCATGAAAAATCCATCCAAAGATGAATAACGGAGTTCCCAAAAATGAAGGAATGTATTCAGTGGCATAATACCAAGGAAATGGCAACATTATTAACACATACATAAATAAAAAAATAAAAGTCCATTTCTTTTCAAAAGAATTACTAAATGGGTTCATAATAAAACCTCCCTTATCAGTATATAAAGTTTCACTAATATAATCATGCAATTTCCATGCCAAGTAAACATTTGTACATAGAAGAACCAAGAAACACTTAAAAATCATAACCTTTTATAAATTGATAAATACCATTTATTTTGATAATATAGGGTATATTATTATAAATTACCATTAAATTCCCATTAGGAGATAAATATAAAATGAAAAAATTAGTCATCATTTCTGTAGGATATAATACTGCTCATACTATTTATGAACAATTATGTAATATTCTTTATTCCTCAGTAGATATCAAATATTATTATTCATCTTCGCCTCCACCAACAAACTTAGAAGTTGACTTAATCCTCTATTCCAGCGAATATGCATTTGAAAGAATTAATTTTCGCCCTGCAAATGTACCTTATATTATTGCACGACGCTCTATAAATTATCATGAAATTGGCAAACTATTTAAACTGCCTAAATATAGTGATGTATTATTAGTTAATGATTCTAAAGATAGTGCAGAAGAAACTATTTTATTATTGCAAGCATTAGGTATAGACCATATAAACTATTATCCTTATTATCCTGGAATAGACAATTATCCTAAATTAAAAATAGCTATTACTCCTGGCGAAACTGAACATGTTCCGGGATTTGTAAATCATATTATTGATATAAAAACTCGCTTAGTTGATATTACTTCTATCATTGAAATTCTCACTCATTTTGATATTTTAGATAAATTCGCTAATATTTTATCAGCTAAATATATTCAAGATATTATTAAATTAATAAAAACAGGTAATAAATTATTAAAAGATAGTAGCAAAATGAAAGAAAGATTTAAAACCGTCATCAATAATGTTCATGATGGATTAATAGCTATCAATAAAGAAAATAAAATATCTGTTTTTAATCCTATTGCTGAAAAAATCTTTGCTCAAAAAGCGACGAAATTAATTGGGCAAGATAGTGAAAATTTCTTAGATGATACTTTTTTCCAAACAGTAAATAATCCTCGAAAAGAAGGTATATTAAAATTGCCTTCTCATGAACTTTTAATATCAGAAATTCCCCTCTATGCTAAAAACAGCGATAATGGCAAATTATTTGTATTAAAAGATGTATCCGAAATTCATCGCCTTGAAGAATCAGTACGTCGTCGTTTATACCAAGAACAAAATATTGCACGTTATGATTTTTCTCATATCGTTGGTAAAAGTCCAGCACTACAAAAAGTATTATCACTCGCGCAAAAAATGGCAAAATCCGACTCTACAGTATTTATCCAAGGTGAATCTGGTACGGGTAAAGAATTATTAGCTCAAAGTATTCACAATGCTTCCAATCGCAGTTCAGGACCTTTCGTCGCCATTAATTTTGCTGCACTTTCAGAAACACTTTTAGAATCAGAATTATTTGGTTATGTAGAAGGTTCTTTCACAGGTGCTAAAAAAGGCGGTTCTTCGGGTTTATTTGAAGCAGCTCATAAAGGAACATTATTTTTAGATGAAATTGGTGATGCCCCTTTGCCATTCCAAGTGAAATTATTGCGTGTCCTTCAGGAACGTCAAATTCGTCGTGTAGGTAGTATAAAAATAATTCCTATTGATGTTCGCGTCATTGTTGCCACTAATCACAATTTAAAAGAACATATCAAAGCTGGATTGATGCGAGAAGATTTATATTATCGCTTAAATGTACTTCCTATAAAAATGCCTGCACTGCGTGAACGCAAAGAAGATATTTTACCACTTGCATATAATTTTTATAAAAAATATAAACCTTTATCTTTAGATGCCAAATTATATTTTTCTAATATAAAAATTTGTCTTCAAAACTATTCATGGCCTGGAAATATTCGTGAACTTCAAAATGTAGTTGAATATCTAGCTAATATTTGCCCTAATGAACCACCTCAAAGCAGTGATTTGCCAGAAGATATTAAATCTGAAATTTTTAAAACTCCTAATGATATCATTGATTTAAAAGAAGAAATTTTTGCTGAAATCAAACGTTGTAATACACTTCGCCAACCTGTTGGTCGACGTTCCTTAGCTCATAAATTCTCCGTTTCTGAAAATAAAATCCGTGAAGTTTTAAACGTCTTACATGAAGAAAACCGCATTCAAATAGGTTTTGGTAAATACAGTTTAAAAGTCATTTAAAATCATTACTATAAAATTATTTTCTTGACCTAAAGTAAACTCCAAGATGTATGATTAAAATAATAATAAAATCATTTACAGGAGGAGATTTTTATGAAAAAATTTTCTAGACGTGATTTTTTCAAAGTAGCCGGTGGTGCAGTTATTGGAGCAGCAACTTATGGCTTAACGGATAATATTTCTCATTCTTTTGCTCAATCACCAGTAATAGCTAGTACCAAAATCAATAATGACAATTATATTGGCTCTAAAGCCAAAGTATATTTTTCTTCTTAAATTAATACAGATAGTCTGCTAAAATTATATAACTTAATCAATGAAGGTATTTATGGAAAAACTGCTATAAAACTTCATACAGGCGAAAAAAATGGTCCAAATATTTTGCCTAGAGATATGGTTTGCGTTTTTCAACAACATGTTCCTAATAGCAATATAGTTGAAACAAATACCTTATATAAAGGTGATAGATATACTACCGAAAGTCATCGAGAAACCTTAAAAGTTAATGGTTGGGATTTTTGCCCTGTAGATATAATGGATGAAAATGGTACTGTTATGCTCCCTGTACGCAATGGCAAACATTTTCAAGAAATTTCAATGGGAAAAAATATCGTTAATTATGATTCTATGATTGTATTAACCCATTTCAAAGGTCATGCTATGGGTGGATATGGTGGTTCCATGAAAAATATCGCTATCGGTTGTGCTGATGGTAGAATTGGTAAATCAATGGTTCATGGCGTTTCATTTGATAATCAACCTGCTGACTGGGGACGATGGCCAAGTAAAGGGCGTCTAATGGAAAATATGGCCGAATCAGCAAAAGCTGTTATTGATTATTTTGGCAAACATATCGTTTTTATTAATGTTTTACGTAGAATGTCTGTTGATTGTGATTGCGCTGGATTATCTGCTGCTGAACCTACAATCCCAGATATTGGTATATTAGTCTCAACTGACTTACTTGCTATAGACCAAGCCTCTATTGATTTAGTATATGCTCAACCAAACAATCAAGATTTAGTAGAACGTATTGAATCGCGTCATGGATTACATCAATTGACCGCTATGCGCGATTTAAAAATGGGTAATCCTCAATATGAATTAATTTCTATTGATTAAAAATGATTAAAGACACTATCTATTAAATTTAAAATCTAATATCATGATTTTAATTTCCAAAACAAAAAGACTTATTACTAAACAATTTGTAAGTAATAAGCCTTTTTGTTTAAATATTAGATTTATAAATTATATGATTAGAAATAAAATTCCATTTGTGCACGGAAAATATCTACATCTTGTCTACCTTCTGTACTTGTTGCATTTACTTGTGTACCTGTTGTGTAGAATACTTCTATTGTTGTATTTTCCATTGGTACATAGTCAAAGCCAAGTGTCCATCCTCTTACGTTTTCAGTATAGTCTACTGTTGCATCTATTGTTGAGAATGCACCTACATTTCTATAATTTGTGAAGATTGCAAAGGAACCTACATCACTTGGATTGTGTTGTTTATAGCGAAGTTCACTAAACCATCCATCATTTACCACTTCACTGCCAACACTATCTGTTACTCCATCTAAATCAGATTTACTATATGCTGCCATTAATGTTAAATTGTCTGCAAGTTTTGTATTAAATCCTGCTTC
Coding sequences:
- a CDS encoding YjiG family protein, with product MSDNKVEVIQKKTILDLFIDGARKGFTIGTTSLLPNVMMAFVIIRILDVTGLLQLIGVVFQPVMGLWGLPGEAATVLITALMSMGGGVGVAMSLYTAGSLDAMQVTVLLPAIYLMGNPVQNVGRCLGIAGVSTKHYPAIILICVINALLSIWAMHFIMLFLQ
- a CDS encoding nucleoside recognition domain-containing protein, translating into MDKQKNNDVKISVPWYGYVVFVLAILLFSGIFSSSDGVLRALDFNVLNGSFGQIPTDKAMSFRGAGGSGAKDGFLFALELIPAVILALGIVNVIDGLGGLKAAQKLMNPLLKPLLGVPGVSALANIANMQSTDAAAGMVKELVDEGKLTDKERSVIITYQTSGSAFVTNYFSSGAAAFSILLAPIIVPLLVIFVFKIVGANLMRLYFKFIGQ
- a CDS encoding creatininase family protein; the encoded protein is MYLAHLNWQQAKRAFAKDDLVAIIPIGSTEQHGPVGPLGTDFLIPDYFAKQIEKRTEVLIVPTVPFGIATHHVEFSGTIDIGFDGLYAVIKGIVDGLSRHGVKKFVFLNGHGGNTPALDKVALEANKKGCLCAQIDWWSLAPMLNPEWKGGHGDGQEVSMIMAIDENLINKDDLMETKVNHLSDKLKNIHLNAVDFKGATIKVIRSVDKVVNSGGYGGSDSYSANKQWGEDMKVALLDYIVDFVNEFKSVKL
- a CDS encoding sodium:solute symporter family protein gives rise to the protein MTHSLDNNIIPFLAVIITYFGLLTYIGYYATKQTRTLRDYFTMSGKAGALLSGLAYFSTQYSMSTFMGVPGTIYKVGYAGMSVSVPGIAFSMVIPALLVGRRLIRLGHRYRMLTMADYISDRYESTLMRALLAIIMILFLVPMMGAQTIGAGIIFKTYTGAPEWVGIVVMGITVILYCMAGGIRSIMITDVIQGILMVATAVVTFFVSLQLGGGLEVINQHLADTDMSLLSHPGQNNSMPWQNYVSMIIMWSFFTIGQPHLFTKFFTMKNYNVMFKAVLLGTLGMWFSATLIEWCGVTGRMSFPNLTGTDTDFIVPLILQAGVHPVISSLMVAGIFSAGMSTVSGVLITSTSAVTRDLYQKIFNKEATDKDAFIMSRYVTVGLGVLAICIGIYKPSSIFQLVLFSFGGLGIWAAPILAGLYWKRATKIGAFASVIVGEIVYILLTTTFTSLTFGFNPLIVAWIIAMVVLIVVSLCTKPASAETIRRHFDDLEKC
- a CDS encoding sigma-54 interaction domain-containing protein, producing MKKLVIISVGYNTAHTIYEQLCNILYSSVDIKYYYSSSPPPTNLEVDLILYSSEYAFERINFRPANVPYIIARRSINYHEIGKLFKLPKYSDVLLVNDSKDSAEETILLLQALGIDHINYYPYYPGIDNYPKLKIAITPGETEHVPGFVNHIIDIKTRLVDITSIIEILTHFDILDKFANILSAKYIQDIIKLIKTGNKLLKDSSKMKERFKTVINNVHDGLIAINKENKISVFNPIAEKIFAQKATKLIGQDSENFLDDTFFQTVNNPRKEGILKLPSHELLISEIPLYAKNSDNGKLFVLKDVSEIHRLEESVRRRLYQEQNIARYDFSHIVGKSPALQKVLSLAQKMAKSDSTVFIQGESGTGKELLAQSIHNASNRSSGPFVAINFAALSETLLESELFGYVEGSFTGAKKGGSSGLFEAAHKGTLFLDEIGDAPLPFQVKLLRVLQERQIRRVGSIKIIPIDVRVIVATNHNLKEHIKAGLMREDLYYRLNVLPIKMPALRERKEDILPLAYNFYKKYKPLSLDAKLYFSNIKICLQNYSWPGNIRELQNVVEYLANICPNEPPQSSDLPEDIKSEIFKTPNDIIDLKEEIFAEIKRCNTLRQPVGRRSLAHKFSVSENKIREVLNVLHEENRIQIGFGKYSLKVI
- a CDS encoding DUF362 domain-containing protein codes for the protein MVCVFQQHVPNSNIVETNTLYKGDRYTTESHRETLKVNGWDFCPVDIMDENGTVMLPVRNGKHFQEISMGKNIVNYDSMIVLTHFKGHAMGGYGGSMKNIAIGCADGRIGKSMVHGVSFDNQPADWGRWPSKGRLMENMAESAKAVIDYFGKHIVFINVLRRMSVDCDCAGLSAAEPTIPDIGILVSTDLLAIDQASIDLVYAQPNNQDLVERIESRHGLHQLTAMRDLKMGNPQYELISID